The Glycine soja cultivar W05 chromosome 9, ASM419377v2, whole genome shotgun sequence sequence CCTCAAGTATGGACAAGCCAGAAGAACAACTTGCACAAAAGATCGCACTCTAAAATGACAGTTTGTGTGCGCAGTATACATCACAACACCATATGGAAAATTCTAGTTCACCAAGGGTAATGCTTAATTGTAATGGGGCGCAAAACAAAGTGACAATCTTTCCAgggtgcttttttttttttttcagtagttagcttttttttcttattcaaataattatattaaaaaaatgaattttcaatcactatattttgtggaaaaaaataataaacccaAAAGTAATCTAGCGTAATGtattattaaatcaaataaaataatcaagaaaattaTGTACACcacacttcttttttttatacactCTTACTCTTATAAGGTGAAATTTATATATGTCTCAGTCACAGCTCACCTTATTCCTAAACCAGCAAGAGGCacataaatcaataaaataaggaatatattaaaaaaaaagtgtaaacgatatattataataacttaGAGTTATTGAcatataaatagttaaatatttgAATCTTTAATTAAAGTTTACACTTAAGTCCTCAACTTGAACATAAAATCACAATAAAAACACCATATGGAAATGATTAATTAGAttccaaataaaaaaacctaaaaattatattacattaATATAATAGTCTCAAAGTAATCAATCACACGCACCAATGGCAACAATGATCTCATTCGGATACTACTGTTTTATCTACGATTTTTATGGCTGCATTTCTCGTACgcttaaaatcaatttgattggtacaattttttttggaatgaaACTGTTTTTTTGTATTGAGAATTAGACACATTTACGAGAAAATAGCAAAACCTTGACCATATTGATTTATATGACTTTGTAACAAGAAGTACAAGTATTCTTAATAAATAGAATTGTTTCTTtagtataattaaatattttatgatatttttcttaaataataatacacattattttttatttttataattttaattgtttttatctaCATGCTTAGATTTTACATGAATTTAatcatacaaatatttttataattttatatatattttccccttaattttttattttaattttgtatcttaaataatctaaaaacaCTAGTGAACAAATAAGCCCTCACTAATCAAATGTTGTagaaattaacaaatatcatcaaacatataaattaaatgatacATAATTGTTCTGGTTTAATAAATAGTCTTAAATTCAAACCTTAGATACTGAATttcactaaatatttttttaaaaaaattatcactcataattattttattttatttaagcaggGCGATTGCTTTTGTCTCATGATACTTGTGGTCTTGGACTAAGAAACTTGTGAATCAATATTCATGCACCACGAGCTAAGGGGTTCAAGAAATGGTTAAAGTTACTTTCCATTATGTTCTAAAGTctgaattttaaaagataaaacaagaaaagaaagatgcaAGTTATGGTGCTCACATACAATAAGGAAGGAGAAAGGTCATATATTTTGGAAGATTTTGCATCAAGGCCATGCTTTTCCGCACTAAACAAGTGCACTTTTTCCAATTCCCACTAGCTAGAGCTAAAAATTGAATGATACcacaacacaaattaaaataaaataaaaaaagtctaAAAGCTCCAAAACTAGGCGTGCTTTTTTCTCACAAAACATGGGCCCTTATTGATATTGGACATTTTCCCCTGTGCAAGGGGCCAACTAAGGGAACAAAAACTACAGAAGCTTGAGGTGCCACGTGGCCACCTCAGAATGGTCCTATTCACCAATGTAACCACAATTCCACAGTATAAATAGAACAAGTGTAACCCACATTATCCAAATACCACTTAAAACACCTCATAAACGCAACTCAACTCACTCATTCTCTCATTTTAAAATCACATGGCTGAATTCACAGAAAATATGCAATTGCAAAGCAATATTATTAGACCCTCCCAGTTTCCATTCTTAGAGATTGATCCAAGCATGGAACTCCTAAACCAGTTCATAGGGATGAACCAACATGTCCTAGAAAACTCAAACTTGAGTACTATGCACAACTTGGTGCCTTTCTCCTGTGACACTTTCTTGGGCCCTCAAGAGCCTGAGTTTCCAGGAAACTTGGAAGAAAATTTCCCTGCCCTTGTCAACCACAATGCACTTCCTGTTTCCCTCCCAATTTTCCAAGCAGAAAATGAGATCCATGAAGGTAAAAAAAGGAAATCAGTGGATCTTCCTGAGACAAGTTCAGCTAACTCAACTCCTGCAGTTTCTGAGAGTGGAAGCAAGATCAAACATGTAAACTTCTTCTActatttttcacttttcttcTCCACGCACCATGTTTTGTGttggatatatatatttatgtttaaagTTGTACTATGCAAGAGCAAGACTGAATTTGGTTTGCTATTTTTCTGTGAATATTTTCAGAGTTCTGGAAGAGGGAAGAGAGTAAAAAGCAATGTAACAGAAGAGGAGAAAGCAAAGGAAGTGGTTCATGTCAGAGCCAGAAGAGGTCAAGCTACAGATAGTCACAGTTTAGCAGAAAGGGTGAGTATATGTATATAATTCCTAACTCACCTTTCTTCAAGCCAAGAAagaattgttaaatattttcaactcaaaaataaaagagaaaacgaTAATATATGAATATACTCAATCACTTTGGCTATATTTGTCTTGTTCTTTGGTTGTGATGAACGTGGACTAATACAATATTTGTATGTCTTTTATTGTTGATCAGGTTAGAAGAGGGAAAATCAATGAGAAATTAAGGTGCTTACAGAACATtgttccaggatgttacaaggTAGAGACATGTTTCCTTTAAAATCTCCAATTTGTCTAAGTCTAACTTCAAGGAACCAAActcttatatttttgttttcattaatgATTGCAGACCATGGGTATGGCAGTAATGTTGGATGAAATCATAAACTATGTGCAGTCTTTGCAGCATCAAGTAGAGGTAAGGGATCAAAAgtcaaaaagaagagaagaagatagtgttcatttttttgttagcaaaaatacttttaacatATTCTAATTGATATTAATAGCAATTCACGTTTGGCTTTTTGCAGTTCCTTTCTTTGAAGCTTACTGCAGCAAGTACATTTTATGACTTCAACTCCGAGACAGATGCTTTGGAAACAATGCAGGTACCTACTTCTAAAAATTTCATGGTcttatttaatgtaaaaaaaagttatatgttGGTTTTCATGATAGCTCATTTGTGTGGTATTTAATTGATGAGCATATATGAAAACCTCTCGATtcatatatatacaaattattgTGATGGATAAGAATAAATATAAGGTCATAGATATAGGAGGTGGTGAATATGAAATATGCTAGATAGTAGACAAGGGTATGAATAGTTACCATTTGAAGATCAAATTGAAAGTACCTTATAttagtttatatatttgatttgtgGCAGAGAGCAAGGGCATCCGAGGCAAAAGAGCTAGGAAAGTATAAGAAAGAAGGGTATGGAGGAGTTTCTTTCTTTCAACCAGCATGGCCCCTTTGACTTCAGTTTTGGATGTTTTAACTCAGCAGCTATACAAGACATGAAGATCACACTTCATCTGCTCTTTTACTTTAATTCTACAAAGTTTAAAAGATCAATTTGTTTCCACTATGTGCTACCAGCGCATGCAAGTGGACATTCTTGCTTGTACAATCCTTCGGACATGTGTAGAAATGAAATggaagttaataaaaaaaagagtctgcatttttatttttttttggaatggtTTGGTTGGTTGCAGTACTTGCAGATTTGACAGTGTATGGCCAAATACGCAGACACCAATACtgatcataaaggaaaaataaataacaagaaaaaaaaaaaatctctgatGTATTTCTGTCTACGACCGAAGCATGTGCACTCTAGGCTAGTTAGGagttattaattaatcaaacaatAATTGGAATTAATTGCTACAGTATGCATGTAAAATCttgaacctaaaaattatttgttaactgATGTGTTTGGAATATAATATTAGCCACCATGTGTTGTAGCAATAATGTATTATTCAGCAAGGATTATATAGTATGGTTATTCATTCAAGATCAATCTTGCTGGATACATTTATACTTCAAAGTTTAAAAGTTCATGGGAGTACAAAGATTCTCTAATTTTCTGCATAGAAAAGGCgcatatatatctttttatgaTTTTGGGAATAAAATTGTTCTCGAATGTTATTAAATCTGATTATTAGTTTTCAGTATAGACattctaaaaattattgaatttgatGAAACCATTTACCCCTCTAGCTATTCACtttctctattttctttaaCAATGAAACTTGGGTTATCATGGTTGCAAAAACAAATGATTTTGGTAACATCGAAGGCAACAACCCAACCCAAgactttaatttcaaattttagcaTTTGAATCCAAAGTATTATTAGTTTTCTTGTCAATTGCCATAGAAGTCTATTTGTAACTTGTCAATCTGAACTTTGAGATTCTAAGTTGAATTGAATTCGGCTGGTTATTCATATATGTCTCTCTTTTTGGTGGTTGAgaataaaaatcttaaataaataaatcgtcAATAACTAATTCCAAATCTTGCTACAATTTTTGGCAAATATTTTACTTGCAAAAACTACCGTGGAAAACTATTCACGTGATTCCATTTGTTCTACCAAGTTCCACACATGGACCCAGATTGAATTGTTGCGATCATGAATCAACTAGGAGGTCCATGTCTTGTAGGACCTACGGCAacaacaatattattaacaaatgtttcttttttgttgcaaaatcaacggtgtttttctttttaagttctTTTAAGGAGGAGTCGCTATTCACTTGGGATATGTCGACTAATCCCTACATTAGGCTTTTGATAAGATGAACCTGGCTAGAAGGTCTTGTTAATGAAATTGGAACCATTAAACTAACGGGTGGTGGACCCCTATTaggacaacaacaaaaaagtcCAATCTAATTTTGTGAAGTCAATTAAATGAATCACACAAAATCATTTGACTCAGCCAAAAAttatcttcaagaaaaattatttatcatgagatttttttttctaatatgttATATGTGTAAAGTAtccatcaattttaaaatgattaggCTATTTCTATAATATGATTTATCAACTTTAATAAAATCTTTgcttttaactaatatttttgtttacctCATAAAACTCGAACACTGAACTTTACGATCTGAATTCAGTTATACTTGAACTATCataatatcaatattaattatGAGATCTGTCTTAACATTTTCTTTCAATATCTTTCTTGGTCTCTCTTTGGTTGACCCATGTTAATTAAGAGGCAGGAGTATTTCCTAGAAGCTTGTGTGATCTGATATCATTTGGATTTTATGCAATTTGTTGATTATTAtgagatgaaaagaaaagaaaatagtaacTTTCAGTTTATGTTTTATGCTCACATAAAAGTATTGTCAATTGAGCCAAAGGTCATTTGTCAACAAGTAGTTTAAAAATCTCGTTTGTCGGTAAAACAAGGAAATTGCTTATCCATTTTGGCAGAGTAATGGGGCGTGAGTGCAACAGATTGTAGTAACATGACAAAGCACAAGGCAAATCCAAGGGGAACAGTGTCCATGGAACCCATTTAAACCAATGAATTCATAAAATCTTGTGGATGTTGCCAATTCATTAAGTGAATGATTGAGGAGAGAAAATATTAGTGAGATTATAGCACATTTGTTGTCATTAATTGTTTAGTGAAAGGGGAAGGAGGGGTTAGATGCATTGCATCCATGAAATTGGTAGGAGAAGAGGACAGCTTGAATGGGCCAGAGCATGCTCAAAAGAGGATGGGCAATGTGGGTTCTCCAACTTCAGGAAAATGATAAGAGCTTGTGAACCTTTTAAAGCcacttttgcttcttcaatccAACTCAATCTTCCTTATTTGACCCACTTTTGACCATGGTGTTTCCTTGTCTCTTAGAGCTTGCATGCATGAATAAGGAGGAGGAATATGGACTTAAAGGGTCTTAAATTAAAGTTAAGTTGATGCTTGATAGATTGGTATATCATATATTCCCAATATGGATTGAGATTTGGAGACACATGTTTGGATGTAGTAGTTGGGGAACAAGACTAGTAATCAATTAACTTGGGTATGTTCATTACTTTGTAAATGAGGATCAACTAATATGAGATTATTTAAATAGGTAAGTGTGTTAAATATTtggaaagagatttttttttcataaaaaatatatgagatCTCTTATCTAATAAAAATTTGGACAAGTTCAAGGACTCAAGCACAAGTACAGTGGGCTCACAAGTCACTACCAAGCTTCTCAAGTGAAAGTGAAATTTGTTAGCTGGTGAGGTATACCATAACCCCACCAATTTTgcaaaaatggaagcaaaacTATCAGTATCTGTTTGTATGGTCTTGCAATTAACATCCAAAACAAAGTTCATGACTCTACAATTGCAACAAACACCCTCACCCCATTTTTGTTGTTATCTTCTTAAAACCAACATGTTCACCTCCCGCTATTAAGGTCAAGTGCTGTTGACTTGGCAAGATAGGCTTTGGAATGGCTGTCTCTTCATAATACTGCTTAGGGATTCTGAATTTGTAATGTGCCATTCAGTTCCTGTTAATAATTAACTTCACATCAGCCCCCATTTCCACAGCTGAGGCCTTTTTCACCAAGACTTTTTGGTATATACATTATTACTAGTCATATAGTTGAGACAATAAGTTAGgacataattaattagtatCAAGTCATCAGCAAGGAATACAAGTAATGAATCTTTACCCACATTATTATTCACTATTTTTTCATGGGTTACCGCGACTATATTAatccttttaatatttttctctctttttataaaaaaatcaaagtgaaAATTAATACTGATAACAAcacatatttttgttgttaataaaattttcttagaaattacaaaactaatttataacaacacatttttttattttttcttttgaaactgCATAATTGAAGATTGGCGAAAACTAGAATATGGATGATCCAAATGCAATGTGAACTCTAACTTTCATATAATTCGTAATACCACTGGAGTTGGTTTTTTGATGATCAAGGAAGATTGATTTTGGTAATAACATCGTGGATGATACAACCATGCATGAAAGTTCA is a genomic window containing:
- the LOC114367480 gene encoding transcription factor BEE 1-like codes for the protein MAEFTENMQLQSNIIRPSQFPFLEIDPSMELLNQFIGMNQHVLENSNLSTMHNLVPFSCDTFLGPQEPEFPGNLEENFPALVNHNALPVSLPIFQAENEIHEGKKRKSVDLPETSSANSTPAVSESGSKIKHSSGRGKRVKSNVTEEEKAKEVVHVRARRGQATDSHSLAERVRRGKINEKLRCLQNIVPGCYKTMGMAVMLDEIINYVQSLQHQVEFLSLKLTAASTFYDFNSETDALETMQRARASEAKELGKYKKEGYGGVSFFQPAWPL